AATGAGTGCGATTTGTTCAGCACTGAGCCTTCTTGGGAATATGACTCGTATGGAGACATACATATCCCCGAAACCTCCGCGTTCGTCTGACGGCATTCCTTTTTGGTCTATTTTGATGACGTGGTTGTGCGGCGTCACTCCGCTTTCCGCTACCTCGATGCTTTCTCCGAAGAGGTCGATGGTCTTGTCGAATCCCAGCAAGGCCTCTTTGAGGGTGATGTCCATCGTGCGATGCAAGTCGTTTCCCTCCCTGCGGTATATCTGATGCGGCTTCTCCTCGATGACGAACACGACGTGACCGCGCTTCATGCCCGGCCTTTCTTGACCACGTCCCTCCATGACGATTTGCTGCCCTTGTTTGGCTCCGGGCTCGATAGTGAGTTCCAAGTTAACGTCCTCCACGTACGTCGGTCCGTTGGGGCACGCCTACACACGATTAACGTTACAAAAATGTACTCCTTACCGAGCAGGACGTTTTCCATCCCTCGTGGCGGCCAATGCAGGTGTGATCCCTGACTTGCTGTTGCATAAACATGCCAGGACCATGCtgcatggtgaccaatctGACTCCCGCCGCTTGACAGTCCTTTCGATTGACTTTGCACTCGTCGTACTCCGGGCATAGCCTGTTGACTTGTATCTTGATAGTCAGGTCGCGTCCGTGGTAGAGCACATCGAGTGGGATTGAGAGCGGGTACACCAACGCCTCCGCCCGCATTTCCTCGTCTCTCCGACGTCCGCCGCCAAACCCGAATATGTTTGAGAATATGTCGTTAATATCATATCCGTCGTCGTTGCCTCCTGATTGGCTTTGGCGCATTAGTCCTGCGAATCCTCCCTCGTCATAGGCCTTCCTTTTATCTGCGTTATTCAGTATGTCGTAGGCCTCGTTGATTTCCTTATATCTTTCCGCGGCGTCAGGCTCTTTGCTCACGTCTGGGTGGTACTTCTTGCTGAGTTGGCGGAATGTTCTTTTGATTTCGCTGGCCGTGGCCGATTTCTTTACACCGAGCACTTCGTATGGGCACTTCTTGTCGGCAAATAAGTCTTCCTCGGGTTCCTCACCGAAAAATCCCCAAGCCTGGGCGTGAGCGATGCCGAGAATGGCAACGAGTCCTATAATTCCACGAAGCTTCATTATGGCGTAAACTCCCTTATAGGTCGTGGCCCCTGAGTATGTGCGATATGGAAACGAGCTTTAAAGTTTGTAAGCCCTGTTCCATTCACGACGACGGTGGTTTAGCGGTATGCCTTATGGCTGGCGATCGCCTTGTCACACCTAACTCCACGAGACGTGAGCGCAGAGAAAGGTGTTTGTATTTGGACCAAATTAGCGCCCTTATCGGCAATTTCAACACTAATTCCACTTATTAAAGCAATGTCACGCCTATGTGAGGAGACGCGTTTCTTATTTACCGGCTCGCTGTGACGCTCGAGCTGTATATGTCGGGATATAACGCGGATGTGCGAAAGTGTCTATAGATGCCTGTATACCGCACCTTATAAAATGACACACATTGCAACGGCGCTATGATCTGGCCACACCCGTTGAGTGTCTTGGATGGTGTGTACATGGGCTTCGTTCCTAGCGTCATAACGCGTTTCTGATACTCGGCGGGCTTTTCTTCTCATCTAAGCGTACGATAATAACCGGCAATTCTGGTGTTTATTACGTGTAAGACCAGCTCTCCGGCGATAGTACCAATAATGTGCCGTTGCATCGTAGGTCGGATATAAGACAATCGAACGAATATGAACATGAGCTCGTGACCCATTCACGCTACTCGTATTCGCACTTTCTAAGAGATACATGCTCATAAGGTAGCGGAATCTCGTTTGGAACAGTGTAACGTTTGATACTCGGACACCTTCCATGGACGCGTGCCAGGACTGGTTGGTGATAAGAGGCTATGGTTTCGAAGTCACATCCTTCTTCGCTAGCACAGCATTATACAACATTACTTATCGTGCATTCCGCCATAGATATTAAACCTTGGCTCATGTAAGCCATGTTATTCATGTGTGTGATGTATAGGATGTCGTCCGATGTTGTCGGTCGGCGCGCTTCAGATGCATTAGATGAATTGCTCCTAATATATTGGTTTTCTGCCAATGCTCTAGTATATACCGATATTCCGTAATGTATGGCGTCCTTTTACTATTGAGCGGTGCTCTATATGCGACGAATCCACACTGTATCGCCCGCGATTGCGCGATCAGTGATTATCACCTACATTAAGACATTTTCGTTCATATTAAACGCAGTATAGTTTAGCTTCCATTTGTAACAATGGTGTGGGAGGCTGTGGAAGTTAAGCTGCCGACGGAAGTGACCGACATGATGGCACTGGACGCTCGTCAAAGAGCCGCGTATACACCAAATGTTCAGGTGAAGAACTTCTCAAACAACGAGCGTACACGCGTCGGTGAGCAAAACTCCTTGATTCCCGAGGGGCAGCTACACGATCTCATGAAGAACAATGTGAGTTGGCTGATGGACCTATTCTCCCAAAGCCCGGTTCATCTGGATACGACCTACGGAGCCCCTCGCGTCAAGATACATTCCCCTACGTGTTACATGTTTGGGCTAAAGTCCAAATACATGCCTTCCGGCAAATTGCAGGAGTTGGACGTGAGGAGTCGTAAGGCGGCACCAGATGCGGCATTAGCGGCTACAGTGACGGCGATTTTCGAAAGCGAAGTTAAATACATCGATCCATCATCGATTAATAAGCCCGTTAAGGAGGCCGCCAACGGACGTAAAGTTGGTCGCACGTCACGAGATGTTGATGGATGCGCTGGTATTGAGGTGTCGGACGAGGACGCATGTGGCGACAACGAATGCAGTTCTGTAGTGGATTCTGAGCATGCCAACAGAGGCACGAAGGATACCACTAAATCTCAAATTGGTGTGGCAGTGAAGGACGTACCGCCTGCCAGTGCTGACGGCAGATCTGCCGATGGGCACGAAGCACTTCTGAATCATATGCGGTTCGTGTGTCATTTTCTCGTTTATATGGCGCAGATCACGCTTTGTCGAATTGGAGTCTGTAGCGAAGTTCGAGGACACTATTTTGCATGACTATTACGGACCTAACACGAAGCAGATTATGGATAATTCCGATTTGGAATCGCAACTGTTTAGCGCTGTGGCTGCCAACGCCGCCAAAACCGATGAGAGCTCGGGAAACCACAACAAACTAGACGAAAAGGTGATTGACCTACTCGgcaagggcgatgtagtcgGTTTTTCGAAGATCGTTTCGTGCATACCGGAGACTAAGGTCAAGGTACGCATAGTATTAGTGATGCTGTGTGCCGGCTATTCATTTCCCTGTTTTAGTTTCACGTTATTAGATGCTTGACATGCTCAACGGGTATAAACAAGTTCACAAAATGTCACGCATTTGCTGATGTAGGCTCCTCATCACTTTGCAGCTACCACCTCACCTGCTCTATGATATGCTAATCTGGAAGAGTTGGTTGATCAACGGTCAACACCTTTGTTTTTACGGCGCTGGATCAAAGCGACAGCTAATAAAAGTCTTCGTCGAGTTTGCATTGCGGTATGTGTCAAGGTTGTTCTTATCTCACGTTTTGCAGCGACGGAACATGCCTGACGGTGGATGCCTATCGGGTCAAGGGTAGTACGGGTGAGGATTTTTGGCAGCTGTTGAAACGCGAATTGTTATCTAAGAAGACTACAATGACCGTTCCAGAGTGCAAAAGGGTATTTAAACGTGTCCTGACTCATGACGTTTTTGAACAGGCTGTGTTGAAGCGTATTGCCACCGTGCGGAAGCCGTTTTACATAATCGTATACAATTTGGACAATTTGGCGACCATAGGCGCTTCGAAATTAATACGTACGCTAATCCGTTTATCAAATGTACGTTTCACCGGCAGTCAATATACACGAATATCGTACAGGTGCGCGTAGTTGGTACCATGGATAACCTCCGCTCGAGCATGGTGGTGTCATCATTTGATCAAATTTTGAACAAATACAAGTTGATACGTTTAAATACAGGAATGGACTATCGGTTTGTTACGTGTCTACGTGTTATATACAGATTCTCAGGAGCGAACTGGCTGCCCTTTGGGACCGCTCACCGCCGCGAATTATTGCGCGTGATGAAACCCAGAAAAGCGCCACTGAGATGCAGGCTATCATTGGGGCTCTGAGTGTGAACCACCGGCAACTATTTTCGTTGATTGCCCAGATGCAACTTGACGGATTGAAAAGTCGCACCCGTTTTGATGGAGTTGAGAAGTACGGGCTGCTGCGAGAGCCTCGGGCTATAACAATTTGCAATAGCGAGAGCAAGTTGGATGCACTTTTGACTGAGTTTATTACGCATAACGTGAGTCGATTGTTGAAATGCTGCTTTCATTGTTTTTCAGCTAATAGAGCAATCTCGAGGTCGGGGTGGAAGGCTCTACCTGACGATCCCCTTTTCAATGTGGGTTGTGCTGCCGTTTTCCTCATGATTTGCCAGACAAGAGCTCGAGCAATTCATTAACTTGTAATCGCTGGATCTGGTTTCATCGCATAATTCTTCTCTTGTCCACGAGTTGATAGCGCCAATTTCTTGTGCGAATCTCACTATTTGCGGAAGAAAGACGTATAGTCATTGATAATTTCCACTAGACGTAACTGTCACGTCTTTTCTAATATTTTACACGTGTATTCCAATGCCACGAGCGACCAAGTGCTTTATGCAGCCTTATTTATAGAAGATATGGATATTGAGCTGTAGGAGGCTGTATTCTACGATATGAGTTTCGTCTGTTGTTTTACGTATTTCCGTGGCGTAATGGCTTGCTCTTTCTATGTTGTAACTGCTGC
This genomic stretch from Babesia bigemina genome assembly Bbig001, chromosome : III harbors:
- a CDS encoding DnaJ domain containing protein, putative → MKLRGIIGLVAILGIAHAQAWGFFGEEPEEDLFADKKCPYEVLGVKKSATASEIKRTFRQLSKKYHPDVSKEPDAAERYKEINEAYDILNNADKRKAYDEGGFAGLMRQSQSGGNDDGYDINDIFSNIFGFGGGRRRDEEMRAEALVYPLSIPLDVLYHGRDLTIKIQVNRLCPEYDECKVNRKDCQAAGVRLVTMQHGPGMFMQQQVRDHTCIGRHEGWKTSCSACPNGPTYVEDVNLELTIEPGAKQGQQIVMEGRGQERPGMKRGHVVFVIEEKPHQIYRREGNDLHRTMDITLKEALLGFDKTIDLFGESIEVAESGVTPHNHVIKIDQKGMPSDERGGFGDMYVSIRVIFPRRLSAEQIALIERAL
- a CDS encoding ORIGIN RECOGNITION COMPLEX SUBUNIT 2, putative; this encodes MDNSDLESQLFSAVAANAAKTDESSGNHNKLDEKVIDLLGKGDVVGFSKIVSCIPETKVKLPPHLLYDMLIWKSWLINGQHLCFYGAGSKRQLIKVFVEFALRDGTCLTVDAYRVKGSTGEDFWQLLKRELLSKKTTMTVPECKRVFKRVLTHDVFEQAVLKRIATVRKPFYIIVYNLDNLATIGASKLIRTLIRLSNVRVVGTMDNLRSSMVVSSFDQILNKYKLIRLNTGMDYRSELAALWDRSPPRIIARDETQKSATEMQAIIGALSVNHRQLFSLIAQMQLDGLKSRTRFDGVEKYGLLREPRAITICNSESKLDALLTEFITHNLIEQSRGRGGRLYLTIPFSMWVVLPFSS